The following proteins come from a genomic window of Oricola thermophila:
- a CDS encoding error-prone DNA polymerase, with protein MTDAGPGYAELAAASNFSFLRGASHPEELAVTAKRLGLAGLGLADRNTVSGTVRAHMAAKEAELEYRPGARLVFCDGTPDVLAYPKNRAGWGRLCRMLTAGNMRGEKGAPLVQRGDLMEWGAGLALAVLPKPTALDENCLSFLQDLKSAFGRSVRLALAPSYDGRDRATLEAARALAGAAGVRLMAVGEVLYHERARRPLGDVLTAIREHVPLGEAGYRLPANAERHMKPPHEMARLFRAAPEAVAETLSFFGELDFSLDELRYQYPEEPHGDSASPQEALERLAWEGARTRYGETVPDKVAAQIRHELKLIAELDYAPYFLTVHDIVRFARSRNILCQGRGSAANSTVCFCIGITEVDPALTDLLFERFISPERREPPDIDVDFEHERREEVIQYIYEKYGRDRAGLAATVITYRARSAAREVSKAFGLSEDVAGAISGSVWGWSNADLGEREAKAAGLDLADRTTRNVLKLSSEIMGFPRHLSQHVGGFVITRDRLDEVVPITRSAMDGRTMVEWDKDDLDSLGILKIDILALGMLTCIRRALDLLALHYDRKLTLATIPKEESEVYDMICRADTLGVFQIESRAQMTMLPRLRPRCFYDLVIEVAIVRPGPIQGDMVHPYLRRRQGKEKVTYPSRELEEVLGKTLGVPLFQEQAMKIAIVAAGFSPGEADRLRRAMATFRRVGTIHTFQQKMIDGMVANGYEAEFAERCFRQIEGFGEYGFPESHAASFALLVYASCWLKAHYPDVFCAAILNSQPMGFYAPAQLVRDAREHGVEIRPVDINASLWDSSLEDRDGDEPETAARIAPRHREMAGTIKTKKAVRLGFRQVKGLREDEMARLVERRGAGYDSVRDLWLRSGLKRAQIERLADADAFRSIGLDRRAALWAVRALDDTSAEEHLPLFERPDARSDPDEAGIEIHGEAEVALPPMPPGEQVVHDYRYLSLSLKAHPVSFLRKRLDAMGVLRHERLDAMASGRRADVAGLVLVRQRPGSAKGVIFMTLEDETGVANVIVWPKTFERYRALVLGSRLVRVSGRLQNEMGVIHVVADRIEDLTPLLGELERDDSCDMDIGDAGLANADEVRRPVIEIRDTLKSRSRLARLLRDAPQLRGEAPAKAMPKGRNFH; from the coding sequence GTGACGGATGCCGGTCCCGGCTATGCGGAGCTTGCTGCCGCCTCGAACTTCTCCTTCCTCAGGGGCGCGTCGCATCCGGAGGAACTGGCGGTGACGGCGAAGCGCCTCGGCCTTGCCGGGCTCGGGCTGGCCGACCGGAACACGGTTTCCGGCACGGTGCGCGCCCACATGGCGGCGAAGGAGGCGGAGCTCGAATACCGTCCCGGTGCGCGGCTGGTCTTTTGTGACGGCACGCCGGACGTGCTCGCCTATCCGAAGAACCGGGCAGGATGGGGCCGGCTCTGCCGCATGCTGACAGCGGGAAACATGCGCGGCGAGAAGGGGGCGCCGCTGGTGCAGCGCGGCGACCTGATGGAATGGGGAGCCGGTCTTGCCCTTGCCGTTCTGCCGAAGCCCACAGCGCTTGACGAGAACTGCCTTTCCTTCCTGCAGGACCTGAAATCGGCCTTCGGGCGGTCGGTGCGCCTGGCGCTCGCGCCGTCCTATGACGGGCGCGACCGGGCGACGCTGGAAGCGGCGCGGGCGCTGGCCGGTGCCGCCGGCGTCCGGCTGATGGCCGTCGGCGAGGTGCTCTACCACGAGCGCGCCCGCCGGCCGCTGGGCGACGTGCTGACCGCGATCCGCGAGCATGTTCCGCTCGGCGAGGCCGGTTACCGCCTGCCGGCCAATGCGGAACGGCACATGAAGCCGCCGCACGAAATGGCGCGGCTGTTCCGGGCCGCGCCCGAGGCCGTTGCCGAGACGCTTTCCTTTTTCGGCGAACTGGATTTCTCGCTCGACGAATTGCGCTACCAGTATCCGGAAGAGCCGCATGGCGACAGCGCCTCGCCGCAGGAGGCGCTGGAGCGGCTGGCCTGGGAGGGCGCGCGGACGCGCTACGGAGAGACCGTGCCGGACAAGGTCGCGGCCCAGATCCGGCACGAGCTGAAGCTGATCGCCGAGCTCGACTACGCGCCCTATTTCCTCACCGTGCATGACATCGTGCGATTTGCCCGCTCGCGGAACATCCTGTGCCAGGGACGCGGCTCGGCCGCCAATTCCACCGTCTGCTTCTGCATCGGCATCACCGAGGTCGACCCGGCGCTGACCGACCTCCTGTTCGAGCGCTTCATCTCGCCGGAGCGGCGCGAGCCGCCGGACATCGACGTCGATTTCGAGCACGAGCGGCGCGAGGAGGTGATCCAGTACATCTACGAAAAATACGGCCGAGACCGCGCCGGGCTGGCCGCGACCGTCATCACCTACCGGGCGCGCTCGGCGGCGCGCGAGGTGTCGAAGGCCTTCGGCCTGTCTGAGGATGTCGCCGGGGCGATCTCCGGCTCGGTGTGGGGCTGGTCGAATGCCGATCTCGGCGAGCGCGAGGCGAAGGCCGCGGGCCTCGATCTCGCCGATCGCACGACACGGAACGTGCTGAAACTGTCGAGCGAGATCATGGGCTTTCCGCGGCACCTGTCGCAGCATGTCGGCGGCTTCGTCATCACGCGGGACAGGCTCGACGAGGTGGTGCCGATCACCAGGTCGGCGATGGACGGACGAACCATGGTCGAGTGGGACAAGGATGACCTCGATTCCCTCGGCATTCTCAAGATCGACATTCTCGCGCTCGGCATGCTCACCTGCATCCGCCGCGCCCTGGACCTGCTCGCCCTGCATTACGACCGCAAGCTGACGCTGGCCACCATCCCGAAGGAGGAGAGCGAAGTCTACGACATGATCTGCCGCGCCGACACGCTGGGGGTGTTCCAGATCGAAAGCCGGGCGCAGATGACAATGCTGCCGAGGCTCAGGCCGCGCTGCTTCTACGACCTGGTCATCGAGGTGGCGATCGTGCGGCCCGGACCGATCCAGGGCGACATGGTGCATCCCTATCTGCGGCGCAGGCAGGGCAAGGAGAAGGTCACCTATCCGAGCCGGGAGCTGGAAGAGGTGCTCGGCAAGACGCTCGGCGTGCCGCTGTTCCAGGAACAGGCGATGAAGATCGCCATCGTCGCCGCCGGCTTCTCGCCGGGCGAGGCCGACCGGCTGCGCCGCGCCATGGCGACCTTCCGGCGGGTCGGCACCATCCACACCTTCCAGCAGAAGATGATCGACGGCATGGTGGCGAACGGCTACGAGGCCGAATTCGCCGAGCGCTGCTTCCGCCAGATCGAGGGCTTCGGCGAATACGGATTCCCGGAAAGCCACGCCGCCTCCTTCGCGCTGCTGGTCTATGCCTCGTGCTGGCTGAAGGCGCATTACCCGGACGTGTTCTGCGCGGCGATTCTAAATTCCCAGCCGATGGGCTTCTACGCGCCGGCGCAGCTGGTGCGCGACGCGCGCGAGCACGGCGTGGAGATCCGCCCGGTCGACATCAACGCCTCCCTTTGGGACAGCAGCCTGGAGGACCGTGATGGGGACGAGCCGGAGACGGCGGCGCGGATCGCGCCGCGCCATCGCGAGATGGCGGGCACGATCAAGACGAAAAAGGCGGTGCGGCTCGGCTTCCGGCAGGTCAAGGGCCTGCGCGAGGACGAGATGGCGCGCCTCGTCGAACGGCGCGGTGCGGGCTACGACTCGGTGCGGGATCTCTGGCTGCGTTCCGGCCTCAAACGCGCGCAGATCGAGCGGCTGGCCGACGCCGATGCATTCCGTTCCATCGGGCTCGACCGGCGCGCGGCGCTGTGGGCGGTCAGGGCGCTGGACGACACTTCGGCGGAGGAGCACCTGCCGCTGTTCGAGCGGCCCGACGCGCGCAGCGACCCGGACGAGGCCGGCATCGAGATTCACGGGGAAGCCGAGGTCGCCCTGCCGCCCATGCCGCCCGGCGAGCAGGTGGTGCACGACTACCGATACCTGTCGCTGTCGCTGAAGGCGCATCCGGTCTCCTTCCTGAGAAAACGGCTCGACGCGATGGGCGTGCTCCGGCACGAAAGGCTGGACGCCATGGCAAGCGGCCGGCGCGCCGATGTCGCCGGGCTGGTGCTGGTGCGCCAAAGGCCCGGCTCGGCCAAGGGCGTCATCTTCATGACGCTGGAGGACGAGACCGGGGTCGCCAATGTCATCGTCTGGCCGAAGACCTTCGAGCGCTACCGGGCGCTGGTGCTGGGCTCGCGGCTGGTGCGGGTTTCCGGCAGGCTGCAGAACGAGATGGGCGTGATCCATGTCGTCGCCGACAGGATCGAGGACCTGACGCCGCTGCTGGGCGAGCTGGAGCGCGACGATTCCTGCGACATGGACATCGGCGATGCGGGGCTTGCCAATGCCGACGAGGTGCGCCGTCCGGTGATCGAGATCCGCGACACGCTGAAATCCCGCTCGCGGCTGGCGCGGCTGCTGAGGGACGCGCCGCAGCTGCGCGGCGAGGCCCCGGCCAAGGCGATGCCGAAGGGACGGAACTTTCATTGA
- a CDS encoding prolyl-tRNA synthetase associated domain-containing protein, whose amino-acid sequence MSATTPKTRDDLFAFLDELGIAVTTRYHPPVYTVEESKALRDEIPGGHTKNLFLRDKKGRHFLLTVEEDAVVDLKTIHTVIGASGRVSFGKPERLMEYLGVIPGAVTAFGVINDTGNAVTLIFDEALMRHEVINAHPLTNDATTSIATEDMKRFVEATGHALHILKLASEGAT is encoded by the coding sequence ATGAGCGCGACCACACCGAAGACCCGCGACGACCTGTTCGCATTCCTCGACGAACTGGGAATCGCGGTGACAACCAGGTACCACCCGCCCGTCTACACGGTGGAGGAATCGAAGGCGCTTCGCGACGAGATCCCCGGCGGGCACACCAAGAACCTGTTCCTGAGAGACAAGAAGGGCCGGCACTTCCTGCTCACCGTCGAAGAGGACGCTGTGGTCGACCTGAAGACGATCCACACGGTGATCGGTGCCAGCGGGCGCGTCTCCTTCGGCAAGCCGGAACGGCTCATGGAATATCTCGGCGTGATTCCCGGCGCGGTCACGGCTTTCGGCGTCATCAACGATACCGGAAATGCCGTCACGCTGATCTTCGACGAGGCACTGATGCGCCACGAGGTCATCAATGCCCACCCGTTGACCAACGACGCCACCACGTCGATCGCCACCGAGGACATGAAGCGGTTCGTCGAGGCGACGGGCCACGCCCTACATATCTTGAAACTTGCATCCGAAGGCGCGACATAG
- the trxA gene encoding thioredoxin: MSAKDNPFASGQGGYGAQNVQFGGADAGNGAAQPATSGAAGGDLVKDTTTAGFQQDVIAESRNQPVLVDFWAPWCGPCRQLAPLIEAAVRKAGGKVKLVKMNIDEHPAIAGQMGVQSIPAVVAFHNGQPVDGFMGAVPETQIEEFIKRLVAGAGGDSQEQAVGQALEAANAAREAGDVNQAAQIYQMILQQVPDNAAAYAGLAGMLLDAGETDKARQMIAQAPESIAESAELASVRARLELAEKVAGLGDPAELERRLAGNPDDHDARFDLAQIRNATGDREAAADLLLEIMRADREWRDDGARKELLKFFEAWGPTDPATVKARRKLSSMLFR, from the coding sequence ATGAGTGCGAAGGATAACCCGTTCGCGAGCGGCCAGGGCGGCTATGGCGCACAGAATGTCCAGTTCGGCGGCGCGGACGCGGGCAACGGCGCCGCGCAACCGGCGACAAGCGGCGCGGCAGGCGGCGACCTGGTCAAGGACACGACGACGGCCGGTTTCCAGCAGGACGTGATCGCCGAATCGCGCAACCAGCCGGTGCTGGTCGACTTCTGGGCCCCGTGGTGCGGTCCGTGCCGTCAGCTGGCGCCGCTCATCGAGGCCGCTGTCCGCAAGGCGGGCGGCAAGGTCAAGCTGGTCAAGATGAATATCGACGAGCATCCGGCAATCGCAGGCCAGATGGGCGTGCAGTCGATTCCAGCGGTCGTGGCCTTCCACAACGGCCAGCCGGTCGACGGCTTCATGGGCGCGGTCCCCGAGACCCAGATCGAGGAATTCATCAAGCGGCTCGTGGCCGGAGCGGGCGGCGATTCGCAGGAGCAGGCCGTCGGGCAGGCGCTGGAGGCGGCCAATGCGGCGCGCGAGGCGGGTGACGTCAACCAGGCCGCGCAGATCTACCAGATGATCCTGCAGCAGGTGCCGGACAACGCGGCAGCCTATGCCGGCCTGGCAGGCATGCTGCTCGATGCGGGCGAGACCGACAAGGCCAGGCAGATGATCGCGCAGGCGCCGGAATCCATCGCGGAATCGGCCGAGCTCGCATCGGTCAGGGCGCGGCTGGAACTGGCGGAGAAGGTCGCCGGACTCGGCGATCCCGCCGAGCTGGAGCGGCGGCTGGCCGGCAATCCGGACGACCACGACGCGCGTTTCGACCTGGCGCAGATCCGCAATGCCACCGGCGACCGCGAGGCCGCGGCGGACCTCCTGCTGGAAATCATGCGCGCCGACCGCGAGTGGCGGGACGACGGCGCGCGCAAGGAATTGCTGAAGTTCTTCGAGGCATGGGGCCCGACCGATCCGGCGACGGTAAAGGCGCGCCGCAAGCTTTCGAGCATGCTGTTTCGCTGA
- a CDS encoding LON peptidase substrate-binding domain-containing protein: MQAGNVTYRTARDLPETVPVFPLAGALLLPGGQMPLNVFEPRYLEMVDAVLRGNRLIGMIQPQFSGACENPDKPELCAVGCLGRLASFAETGDGRYLISLHGVCRFRVAEELAVRTPYRQCRITPFISDLDDSPDAGASVDREELLRVFRAYLEANDLEADWESVRRAGNDTLVNALSMMSPYGPAEKQALLEAPDLKSRAETLIAITEMALARDNDDLGKTLQ; encoded by the coding sequence ATGCAGGCCGGAAACGTGACATACCGCACGGCGCGCGACCTCCCGGAAACGGTGCCGGTCTTTCCGCTTGCCGGGGCACTTCTGCTGCCCGGCGGGCAGATGCCGCTCAACGTGTTCGAGCCGCGCTACCTGGAAATGGTCGATGCGGTGCTGCGCGGCAACCGGCTGATCGGCATGATCCAGCCGCAATTCTCGGGCGCGTGCGAGAACCCGGACAAGCCGGAACTCTGCGCGGTCGGCTGCCTGGGGCGCCTCGCCTCCTTCGCCGAGACCGGCGACGGGCGGTATCTCATTTCTCTGCACGGCGTGTGCCGCTTCCGGGTCGCCGAGGAGCTTGCCGTGCGCACGCCCTACCGCCAGTGCCGCATCACGCCCTTCATATCCGATCTCGACGACAGCCCGGACGCTGGCGCATCGGTCGACCGGGAGGAACTCCTGCGCGTGTTCCGCGCCTATCTCGAAGCCAATGACCTCGAGGCCGACTGGGAAAGCGTCCGGCGCGCCGGCAACGACACGCTGGTCAACGCGCTGTCCATGATGTCGCCCTACGGGCCGGCGGAAAAGCAGGCGCTGCTGGAGGCGCCCGACCTGAAATCCCGCGCCGAAACGCTGATCGCGATCACCGAAATGGCGCTGGCGCGCGACAACGACGATCTCGGCAAGACGCTGCAATAG
- a CDS encoding Trm112 family protein: MTEKDEERGEDIDPKLLELLVCPLTKGPLRFDRERCELVSEKPRLAYPVRGGVPILLPSEARSLDND; the protein is encoded by the coding sequence ATGACGGAGAAGGACGAGGAGCGCGGCGAGGACATCGATCCGAAACTGCTCGAACTGCTTGTCTGCCCGCTGACGAAGGGACCGCTACGGTTCGACCGCGAGCGGTGCGAACTTGTCTCGGAAAAGCCGAGACTGGCCTACCCGGTTCGCGGCGGCGTGCCGATCCTGCTGCCGTCCGAGGCCCGTTCGCTCGACAATGACTGA
- a CDS encoding TetR/AcrR family transcriptional regulator: MTDGSRRRRGEARREALVLAAAELFWTRGFEASSLADIARASGVPLGNVYYYFKTKAELAGAVADLFVQQTESLIEEVRAETPEPRERLRLLVARLQAAQQGRLQHGCPISRAVRDFRPEMPDQAARAAESFSLLTGFLATELGRAGLRPAIALSRARAAIADWQGSIALAYALGAAPVLAECFKRMERMLGIAGG; encoded by the coding sequence TTGACGGACGGTTCGAGGCGAAGACGGGGAGAGGCCAGGCGCGAGGCGCTCGTGCTCGCGGCCGCGGAACTGTTCTGGACGCGCGGTTTCGAGGCTTCGAGCCTTGCCGATATCGCCAGGGCGTCGGGCGTGCCGCTCGGCAACGTCTACTACTATTTCAAGACCAAGGCCGAACTCGCCGGGGCAGTGGCCGATCTCTTCGTGCAGCAGACAGAATCCCTGATCGAGGAGGTTCGCGCCGAAACGCCGGAGCCGCGCGAAAGGCTGCGGCTGCTTGTCGCGCGCCTGCAGGCGGCGCAACAGGGCCGGCTTCAGCACGGCTGCCCGATCTCGCGCGCCGTGCGCGATTTCCGGCCCGAGATGCCGGACCAGGCCGCGCGGGCGGCGGAAAGTTTCTCGCTGCTTACCGGCTTTCTGGCGACGGAACTTGGCCGCGCGGGACTGAGGCCCGCGATCGCCCTGTCGCGGGCGCGTGCGGCGATCGCCGACTGGCAGGGATCGATTGCTCTGGCCTATGCGCTGGGCGCGGCGCCGGTGCTGGCGGAATGCTTCAAGCGCATGGAGCGCATGCTGGGTATCGCCGGCGGCTAG
- a CDS encoding ubiquinone biosynthesis hydroxylase, with amino-acid sequence MAAAAKRKTATKRASGDPETLDVLVAGAGYVGLATAAAIAHAAPHLAIRVVDPAPEGVWKNDARASAIAAAAIRMLEELGCWKDMLPEAEPIREMIVTDSRTGDPVRPVFLTFDGEVAPGEPFAHMVPNVTMNGALREKCDACGVTVSQGVAVSAFSEETPGAPLTATLSDGSTVKTRLLVAADGARSALRAMAGIRTVHWDYGQMGIVATIAHERPHEGRAEEHFLPAGPFAILPLRGNRSSIVWSETRENAERLLAADDFTFDIELEKRFGLHLGEIRVEGQKRAYPLGLTLARDFVRPRFALVGDAAHGIHPIAGQGLNLGYKDAAALAETVVEADRLGIDIGQLDVLQRYERWRRFDTWQMGVTTDVLNRLFSNDFGPLRTIRDIGLGLVDRMPGMKSFFIGQAAGLSGPAPRLLRGEPI; translated from the coding sequence ATGGCTGCAGCCGCGAAACGCAAGACCGCGACGAAACGCGCAAGCGGGGATCCAGAAACCCTTGACGTCCTTGTCGCCGGTGCCGGCTATGTCGGCCTGGCAACGGCGGCCGCGATCGCCCATGCCGCACCGCATCTGGCGATCCGGGTGGTCGATCCCGCCCCGGAGGGCGTCTGGAAGAACGACGCCCGCGCCTCGGCCATCGCCGCCGCCGCCATACGCATGCTGGAGGAACTCGGCTGCTGGAAGGACATGCTGCCCGAGGCCGAGCCGATTCGCGAGATGATCGTCACGGACAGCCGGACCGGCGACCCGGTCCGCCCCGTCTTCCTCACCTTCGACGGCGAGGTCGCGCCGGGCGAGCCTTTCGCCCACATGGTGCCCAACGTGACGATGAACGGCGCGCTGCGCGAGAAATGCGATGCGTGCGGCGTGACCGTCTCGCAGGGCGTGGCCGTGTCCGCCTTTTCCGAGGAGACGCCGGGCGCGCCGCTGACCGCGACGCTTTCCGACGGCTCCACCGTGAAGACCCGGTTGCTCGTCGCCGCAGACGGCGCGCGCTCCGCGCTGCGGGCGATGGCCGGCATTCGCACCGTGCACTGGGACTATGGCCAGATGGGCATTGTCGCGACGATCGCGCATGAACGACCGCACGAAGGACGCGCCGAGGAACATTTCCTGCCGGCAGGCCCCTTCGCCATCCTGCCGCTGAGGGGAAACCGGTCCTCCATCGTGTGGTCGGAGACGAGGGAGAACGCCGAGCGCCTTCTAGCCGCCGACGACTTCACCTTCGACATCGAACTGGAAAAGCGTTTCGGTCTGCACCTGGGCGAGATCCGCGTCGAGGGGCAGAAGCGGGCCTATCCGCTTGGCCTGACGCTTGCGCGCGATTTCGTCAGGCCCCGCTTCGCGCTGGTCGGCGATGCGGCGCACGGCATCCATCCGATTGCCGGCCAGGGGCTCAATCTCGGCTACAAGGACGCCGCCGCCCTCGCGGAGACGGTGGTCGAGGCGGACCGGCTCGGAATCGATATCGGCCAGCTCGACGTGCTGCAGCGCTACGAGCGCTGGCGCCGTTTCGACACCTGGCAGATGGGCGTCACCACCGACGTGCTGAACCGCCTGTTCTCCAACGATTTCGGGCCGCTGCGCACCATCCGCGACATTGGACTGGGCCTCGTCGACCGCATGCCCGGCATGAAGAGCTTCTTCATAGGCCAGGCCGCGGGCCTTTCCGGCCCGGCGCCGCGCCTGTTGCGCGGAGAACCGATCTGA
- the tesB gene encoding acyl-CoA thioesterase II: protein MSSAVEELISILDLETLEHNLFRGRSPQSGWQRVFGGQVIGQALVAAQRTVEPDRQVHSLHCYFMRPGDPSVPIIYEVDRIRDGRSFATRRVVAIQHGHAIFSLSASFQVDEEGLEHIIEMPEGIPAPETLLSEKELIAQFIDQVPDAVRKYWQRERPIEFKPVSLTHYMTREKLPPKQNVWIRMTGPVPDDRALQSAVLAYLSDMTLLDTSLFAHGRSIFDRDLQVASLDHAMWFHRPFRLDDWFLYSQDSPNSSGARGLTRGSIYSRDGTLVASVAQEGLIRLRPESK from the coding sequence ATGTCATCTGCCGTTGAGGAACTGATTTCCATACTCGACCTCGAGACGCTGGAGCACAACCTGTTTCGCGGTCGCAGCCCGCAATCGGGCTGGCAGCGGGTCTTCGGCGGCCAGGTGATCGGCCAGGCGTTGGTCGCCGCGCAGCGCACCGTGGAGCCGGACCGGCAGGTCCATTCGCTGCATTGCTACTTCATGCGGCCCGGCGACCCGTCCGTGCCGATCATCTACGAGGTCGACCGGATCCGCGATGGCAGAAGCTTCGCGACCCGCCGCGTCGTGGCGATCCAGCATGGCCATGCCATCTTCTCGCTGTCGGCGTCGTTCCAGGTGGACGAGGAAGGGCTGGAGCACATCATCGAGATGCCGGAGGGAATTCCGGCGCCGGAGACGCTGCTGTCGGAAAAGGAGCTGATCGCCCAGTTCATCGACCAGGTGCCGGACGCGGTGCGCAAATACTGGCAGCGCGAACGGCCCATCGAGTTCAAGCCGGTCTCGCTGACGCATTACATGACGCGCGAAAAGCTGCCGCCGAAGCAGAATGTCTGGATCCGCATGACCGGGCCGGTGCCGGACGACCGCGCGCTGCAATCCGCCGTGCTTGCATATCTCTCCGACATGACGCTGCTCGACACCTCGCTGTTTGCGCACGGCCGCTCGATCTTCGACCGCGACCTCCAGGTGGCCAGCCTCGACCATGCCATGTGGTTTCACCGTCCCTTCAGGCTCGATGACTGGTTTCTCTACTCGCAGGACAGCCCCAACTCGTCGGGCGCCCGCGGCCTGACCCGGGGCTCGATCTACTCCCGGGACGGCACGCTGGTCGCCTCCGTGGCCCAGGAAGGGCTGATCCGGCTGCGCCCCGAGTCGAAGTAA
- a CDS encoding P-II family nitrogen regulator — translation MKIVMAIIKPFKLDEVREALTGLGVQGLTVTEVKGYGRQKGHTEIYRGAEYAISFLPKLKVELAVDDDMVEKVVEVISGAAKTGQIGDGKIFTYTIDHAVRIRTGETDSEAL, via the coding sequence ATGAAAATAGTCATGGCCATCATCAAGCCCTTCAAACTGGATGAGGTGCGCGAAGCCCTCACCGGGCTTGGCGTCCAGGGCCTGACCGTCACCGAGGTGAAGGGGTATGGGCGTCAGAAGGGGCACACGGAAATCTATCGCGGAGCGGAGTACGCCATCAGCTTCCTGCCGAAGCTGAAGGTCGAACTCGCGGTCGATGACGACATGGTCGAGAAGGTGGTCGAAGTCATCTCCGGCGCGGCCAAGACCGGCCAGATCGGCGACGGCAAGATCTTCACCTACACGATCGACCACGCCGTGCGCATCCGCACGGGCGAGACCGATTCCGAAGCGCTCTAG
- a CDS encoding ammonium transporter produces the protein MTKGIRYGLAGLAAAGALTAGPAFGQEAEAASTGASPEVQYIFNTLLFLIGGFLVMWMAAGFAMLEAGLVRSKNVSMQSLKNIALYSIAGIMYWLVGYNLMYSGVDGGFIGSLGTYAFDPVGGDALDTGYSTASDWFFQMVFVATAASIVSGTVAERMKLWPFLIFVVVLTGFIYPIAGSWQWGGGWLSEMGFSDFAGSTLVHSVGGWAALAGAILLGARAGKYEDGKINPMPGSSIPLATLGTFILWLGWFGFNGASQLAMGTISDVTDISRIFANTNIAAAAGVVTTVILLQILYKKVDVTMVLNGALAGLVSITAEPLAPAVWQAILIGAVGGAIVVFTVPLLDKLKIDDVVGAIPVHLFAGIWGTLIVPFSNADTSYGVQLVGVIAYGVFTLVCAFIVWFILKAIMGIRCTPEEESMGLDKAEIGVEAYPEFSRG, from the coding sequence ATGACCAAGGGTATCCGATACGGCCTTGCGGGTCTCGCCGCGGCGGGCGCGCTGACCGCCGGTCCCGCTTTCGGCCAGGAAGCCGAAGCGGCGTCGACCGGGGCTTCGCCTGAAGTGCAATACATCTTCAACACGCTGCTCTTCCTCATCGGCGGCTTCCTCGTGATGTGGATGGCCGCGGGCTTCGCCATGCTCGAGGCGGGCCTCGTGCGTTCCAAGAACGTGTCGATGCAGTCGCTCAAGAACATCGCGCTCTATTCCATCGCCGGCATCATGTACTGGCTGGTCGGCTACAACCTGATGTACTCGGGCGTCGACGGCGGCTTCATCGGCTCGCTCGGCACCTATGCCTTCGATCCGGTGGGCGGCGACGCGCTTGACACCGGCTACTCCACGGCGTCCGACTGGTTCTTCCAGATGGTGTTCGTGGCGACCGCGGCGTCGATCGTCTCGGGCACGGTGGCCGAGCGCATGAAGCTGTGGCCGTTCCTGATCTTCGTGGTGGTGCTGACCGGCTTCATCTATCCGATCGCCGGTTCCTGGCAGTGGGGCGGCGGCTGGCTGTCCGAAATGGGCTTCTCCGATTTCGCCGGCTCGACGCTGGTTCACTCGGTCGGTGGCTGGGCGGCTCTCGCCGGTGCCATCCTGCTCGGCGCGCGCGCCGGCAAGTACGAGGACGGCAAGATCAACCCGATGCCCGGCTCCAGCATCCCGCTGGCCACGCTCGGAACCTTCATCCTGTGGCTCGGCTGGTTCGGCTTCAACGGCGCCTCGCAGCTCGCCATGGGCACGATCTCCGACGTGACGGACATCTCGCGCATCTTCGCCAACACCAACATCGCCGCGGCCGCCGGCGTGGTGACCACCGTCATCCTGCTGCAGATCCTCTACAAGAAGGTCGACGTGACGATGGTGCTCAACGGCGCGCTGGCCGGCCTGGTGTCGATCACCGCCGAGCCGCTGGCACCGGCCGTGTGGCAGGCGATCCTGATCGGTGCCGTGGGCGGCGCGATCGTGGTGTTCACCGTTCCGCTGCTCGACAAGCTTAAGATCGACGACGTCGTCGGCGCCATCCCGGTGCACCTGTTCGCGGGCATCTGGGGCACGCTGATCGTCCCGTTCTCCAATGCGGACACGAGCTACGGCGTCCAGCTGGTCGGCGTCATCGCCTATGGCGTGTTCACGCTGGTCTGCGCCTTCATCGTCTGGTTCATCCTCAAGGCGATCATGGGCATCCGCTGCACGCCCGAAGAGGAATCCATGGGACTCGACAAGGCCGAGATCGGCGTCGAGGCCTATCCCGAATTCTCTCGCGGCTAG